One genomic window of Pseudomonas chlororaphis subsp. piscium includes the following:
- a CDS encoding GspE/PulE family protein yields the protein MSVPLVTQDRWLDLNDLLRDLVAQGFISQDSAEHALTTRRNAANSQLHPLEFLASQHLDDLRRPGKRLDLESLTLWLAQQAGQPYLRIDPLKIDVAAVTPLMSYAFAQRHKILAVSIDAEAVTVASAQPYVSAWEADLTHVLKLPIKRVVANPVEIQRLTVEFFRLAKSVTGASADQKSHAPGNFEQLLNLGASDQEPDANDAHIVNIVDWLFQYAFQQRASDIHIEPRREQGTVRFRIDGVLHNVYQFPPQVTMAVVSRLKSLGRMNVAEKRKPQDGRVKTKTPEGGEVELRLSTLPTAFGEKMVMRIFDPEVLLKDFDQLGFSSDDLRRWQEMTRQPNGIILVTGPTGSGKTTTLYTTLKKLATPEVNLCTIEDPIEMVEPAFNQMQVQHNIELTFASGVRALMRQDPDIIMIGEIRDLETAEMAIQAALTGHLVLSTLHTNDAPGAISRLLELGVAPYLIKATLLGVMAQRLVRTLCPHCKTPLTLDEDDWQNLTRPWQAPLPSHAHGATGCLECRDTGYRGRAGVYEIMQLSDNLKALISADADLLAIRRQAFQEGMRSLRLSGAQKVAAGLTTLEEILRVTPQSEQR from the coding sequence ATGTCCGTTCCTCTCGTTACCCAGGACCGCTGGCTGGATCTCAATGATCTGCTGCGCGACCTGGTCGCCCAGGGCTTCATCAGCCAGGACTCGGCCGAACACGCCCTGACCACCCGCCGCAACGCCGCCAACAGTCAGCTGCACCCGCTGGAGTTTCTCGCCAGCCAGCACCTGGACGACCTCCGCCGGCCCGGCAAACGCCTGGACCTGGAAAGCCTGACCCTGTGGCTGGCACAGCAGGCCGGCCAGCCGTACCTGCGCATCGACCCGCTGAAAATCGACGTCGCCGCCGTGACCCCGCTGATGTCCTACGCCTTCGCCCAACGGCACAAGATCCTCGCGGTGTCGATCGACGCCGAAGCCGTCACGGTGGCCAGCGCCCAGCCTTACGTCAGCGCCTGGGAAGCCGACCTGACCCACGTGCTGAAACTGCCGATCAAGCGGGTGGTGGCCAACCCGGTGGAAATCCAGCGCCTGACTGTGGAGTTCTTCCGCCTGGCCAAGTCGGTCACCGGCGCCAGCGCCGACCAGAAAAGCCACGCGCCGGGCAACTTCGAACAGTTGCTCAATCTCGGCGCCAGCGACCAGGAGCCCGACGCCAACGACGCGCACATCGTCAACATCGTCGACTGGCTGTTCCAGTACGCCTTCCAGCAGCGGGCCAGCGATATCCACATCGAGCCGCGCCGCGAGCAAGGCACCGTGCGCTTTCGTATCGACGGCGTGCTGCACAACGTCTATCAGTTCCCGCCCCAGGTCACCATGGCCGTGGTCAGCCGCCTGAAAAGCCTGGGCCGGATGAACGTCGCGGAAAAACGCAAACCCCAGGACGGCCGGGTCAAGACCAAGACCCCGGAAGGCGGCGAAGTGGAGTTGCGCCTGTCGACCCTGCCCACCGCCTTCGGCGAGAAAATGGTCATGCGCATCTTCGACCCCGAAGTGCTGCTCAAGGACTTCGACCAGTTGGGTTTCTCCAGCGACGACCTGCGGCGCTGGCAGGAAATGACCCGCCAGCCCAACGGCATCATCCTGGTCACCGGCCCCACCGGTTCGGGCAAGACCACCACCCTGTACACCACCCTGAAGAAACTGGCGACGCCGGAGGTCAACCTCTGCACCATCGAGGACCCGATCGAGATGGTCGAGCCGGCGTTCAACCAGATGCAGGTCCAGCACAACATCGAGCTAACCTTCGCCAGCGGCGTGCGCGCGCTGATGCGCCAGGACCCGGACATCATCATGATCGGCGAGATCCGCGACCTGGAAACCGCGGAAATGGCAATCCAGGCTGCCCTCACCGGCCACTTGGTGCTGTCGACCCTGCACACCAACGATGCGCCCGGCGCCATCAGTCGCCTGCTGGAACTGGGCGTCGCGCCCTACCTGATCAAGGCCACGCTGCTGGGAGTCATGGCCCAGCGACTGGTGCGCACCCTGTGCCCGCACTGCAAGACCCCGCTGACCCTGGACGAAGACGACTGGCAAAACCTGACCCGGCCCTGGCAGGCGCCGCTGCCCAGCCACGCCCACGGCGCCACCGGCTGCCTGGAATGTCGCGATACCGGTTACCGGGGCCGCGCCGGGGTGTATGAAATCATGCAGTTGAGCGACAACCTCAAAGCCCTGATCAGCGCCGACGCCGACCTGCTCGCCATACGCCGCCAGGCTTTTCAGGAAGGCATGCGCAGCCTGCGCCTGTCCGGAGCGCAGAAAGTCGCCGCCGGGCTGACCACCCTCGAGGAGATATTGCGGGTAACGCCACAAAGCGAGCAGCGATAA
- a CDS encoding methyl-accepting chemotaxis protein has translation MISNIAQVAEHARNAQDISAQSESLAGSGGQVILGVVDGMSHIAEAVNQSSQSITALGQSSEEIHSIIQVINSIAEQTNLLALNAAIEAARAGEAGRGFAVVADEVRSLAARTAQSTREITGMIERIRETTSQAVRSMQTGVSRVNDGVNMAQQAGTSINEIREGAQRSALMVEEISHTIGEQSKASSEVAQQVEMINQVAQRNSQAMHELATTVEHMERSVATLQTSVTRFQL, from the coding sequence ATGATCAGCAATATCGCCCAGGTGGCCGAACATGCACGTAATGCGCAGGACATTTCGGCGCAGTCGGAATCCCTCGCCGGCAGCGGCGGCCAGGTCATCCTCGGGGTGGTCGATGGCATGTCCCACATTGCCGAGGCGGTCAATCAGTCCTCGCAAAGCATCACCGCGCTTGGCCAATCCTCGGAGGAAATCCACTCGATCATCCAGGTGATCAACAGCATCGCCGAACAGACCAATCTGCTGGCGCTGAACGCAGCCATCGAGGCGGCCCGCGCCGGTGAGGCCGGCCGGGGATTCGCCGTGGTAGCCGATGAAGTGCGTAGCCTGGCCGCGCGCACGGCGCAATCGACCCGGGAGATCACCGGCATGATCGAGCGCATCCGCGAAACCACCAGCCAGGCGGTGCGCAGCATGCAGACCGGGGTCAGCCGGGTGAACGACGGGGTGAACATGGCTCAGCAGGCTGGCACCTCGATCAACGAAATCCGCGAAGGCGCGCAACGTTCGGCGCTGATGGTCGAGGAGATTTCCCACACCATCGGCGAGCAGTCCAAGGCCAGCAGCGAAGTGGCGCAACAGGTGGAGATGATCAATCAGGTCGCGCAGCGCAACAGCCAGGCCATGCATGAACTGGCGACGACGGTCGAACACATGGAACGCTCTGTCGCCACCTTGCAGACCTCGGTGACCCGTTTTCAGTTGTAA